In the Rhodoferax fermentans genome, TAGGCTGCTGTTTTGTGACATTGATGAATGTCAACTTTTGTTGACATTCTGCGGCATTTTGACGTGCATCAACAGTTTGAGCAAGAGGTACTGTCCGGGGCAGATGACACCCCGATGGACAGCGCGATCGTCAGCGGACTTGGGCGCTGGCCACGTCCCAGCCGAACTTCACATCGCCACCCAAGCCGCCTTTGCCATCCTGGGGTTTGTAGGCAAATTCGATGTCGCGGTAGGTCAGCGTGACAGCTTCGATGATCTCGCCACCGTCCGCGCAGGATGGCTGGACGCTGGTGACATGCACCTCTTTCAGGCTCACTTGCAGGAAATCCTTTTGGCCTTCACCCGCCTTGCGGGACGTCAGCACCACCGTCTTGAAGAGTTTGCCCGCCGCACAGTGTTTGGCCAGCAGGGGTGATGCCTTGTCATAGAGATGCACAAAGCTCAAGGGCTCCGCCACCGTTTTGCCCTTGCCGGTGCTGGTGCCGCCGACCTGCCCGGCGGTGGCAATGCCCCAGCTCCAGGACAAGACGTCAACCGCCCCCTTGTGGTCCTTGTTGCTTGACTCACCCTCGACACCGTCAAACTTGATAAAACAATCGATGGCCATCGTGTGCTCCTTGGTCAGTGAAAAAACCGGTGATGCAAGTGGGGTTTGGCGGGTATGAGGTGGAGCCAAGCAGCTTGGTCCATTTGCCGCTCCCTTTTTTTTGGCACGAGTATAGGAAGCAGCTTGGAGAAGCGTCAACGCCATCACGCCCAGCGGAGCTAGCGACCCGACCTACCCCCCTGAAGGACGAGGTGAAGTTGCTAGACTTCCCCCCCAATGACCGACCACACCCTGCCACACACCCCCATGATGACCCAGTACCTGGGCCTCAAAGCGGATCACCCCCACACCCTGCTGTTCTACCGCATGGGCGACTTTTACGAGCTGTTTTATGCCGATGCCGAAAAAGCCGCGCGCCTGCTCAACATCACCCTGACGCAGCGTGGCCAGAGCGCAGGGCAGCCGGTGGTGATGGCCGGGGTGCCATTCCACTCGGTCGAGACCTATCTGGCGCGGCTGATCAAGCTCGGTGAGTCGGTGGCGATTTGTGAACAGGTCGGCGACCCGGCCACAGCCAAAGGCCCGGTCGAGCGCAAGGTGGTGCGGGTGGTCACGCCCGGCACCCTGACCGATCTGGAATTGCTCAACGACAAGACCGAGGCGCTGCTGCTCTCGGTGCACCAAGGCCCGCGCAACAGCTGCGGCCTGGCCTGGCTCAGCGTGACCCAGGGGGTGGTGCATCTGGCCGAATGTGCGCTGGACGACTTGGCCAACTGGGTATTGCGCGTGGGTCCGGGTGAGCTGATCTTCAGCGCCGGGGCCACACCAGCGTTTGAGGCGCGGCTGCGCGCGATTC is a window encoding:
- a CDS encoding Hcp family type VI secretion system effector, with translation MAIDCFIKFDGVEGESSNKDHKGAVDVLSWSWGIATAGQVGGTSTGKGKTVAEPLSFVHLYDKASPLLAKHCAAGKLFKTVVLTSRKAGEGQKDFLQVSLKEVHVTSVQPSCADGGEIIEAVTLTYRDIEFAYKPQDGKGGLGGDVKFGWDVASAQVR